The Snodgrassella alvi wkB2 genome window below encodes:
- a CDS encoding amino acid ABC transporter ATP-binding/permease protein — MKRYHLLWSQQQLKLSNLLLSRKSAWLLAWLLGQVTAIASIGLLALSGWFITAAGLAGIISLATAYTFNYFTPAGVIRLLAIVRTAGRYGERLGSHDAVLGLLADLRSGLFSRLATGKQQQQNALRQMHSLLSDIELLNNWPLNVVLPWLWALFMLLGILGLTLIVAGSKLTLYLSIPLFLATVVIPALAALYGQNWGKQQAGLAEKRRTALLQPLEAITALLQWQQWSRFATVFHAEDQYYVSGQLHQQQLAGRVVLLQQVLMAAAVAVLLWLGSERFGGDANLSVAMLLALVLAVFGFTELVLVLGMNMMTYGLCQAACIRLNAITPALTVEESDKKPLPAQLHLQARALQARWPDALNGAENVSFDLVNGNILLLQGASGAGKSTLLAVLAGELEPAAGQLCCNQQPFSAWQWQGEVGYLAQQLDIFDLTLAENLRLGKADATEDELWSVLSSVGLAVWAENQPQLLETRLGEYGAAVSGGQARRIALARLLLRPYKILILDEPFAGIDEQAQAELASVLQQHQRQGILIVASHQTNPWSEAQILQIN, encoded by the coding sequence ATGAAGCGTTATCATTTGTTATGGTCACAACAGCAGCTGAAACTGTCTAATTTATTGCTGAGTCGCAAGAGTGCCTGGTTACTGGCATGGTTATTAGGGCAGGTAACAGCTATAGCCAGTATCGGACTGCTGGCTCTGTCCGGCTGGTTTATTACTGCTGCCGGGTTGGCCGGAATAATAAGTCTGGCAACAGCTTACACCTTTAACTATTTTACTCCGGCAGGGGTGATCCGTTTGCTGGCGATTGTGCGTACCGCGGGGCGCTATGGTGAGCGTCTTGGTTCACATGATGCAGTACTGGGTCTTCTGGCTGATTTACGCAGCGGGCTGTTTTCTCGTCTGGCTACAGGTAAACAGCAGCAACAGAACGCTCTGCGGCAGATGCATTCTTTACTGAGTGATATTGAATTGCTGAATAACTGGCCGCTTAATGTTGTATTGCCATGGTTATGGGCATTATTCATGTTGCTGGGCATTCTGGGGCTAACTTTAATTGTGGCCGGCAGCAAACTGACATTGTATCTGTCTATTCCATTATTTCTGGCAACTGTCGTGATTCCGGCATTGGCTGCACTGTACGGACAAAACTGGGGCAAACAGCAGGCAGGATTGGCTGAAAAGCGGCGTACAGCTTTATTGCAACCGCTTGAAGCAATAACAGCTTTGTTGCAATGGCAGCAATGGTCACGCTTTGCAACGGTTTTTCATGCCGAAGATCAATATTATGTCTCTGGCCAGTTGCATCAGCAGCAACTGGCAGGAAGAGTAGTATTGTTACAGCAGGTATTGATGGCTGCAGCAGTGGCTGTTTTGTTATGGTTGGGAAGTGAGCGTTTCGGTGGTGATGCAAACCTTTCAGTAGCCATGTTGCTGGCGCTGGTGCTGGCTGTATTTGGTTTTACAGAACTGGTGCTGGTACTGGGTATGAATATGATGACCTATGGTCTGTGTCAGGCTGCATGCATACGTCTTAATGCAATTACGCCCGCACTGACTGTTGAAGAATCAGATAAAAAGCCTTTACCGGCACAACTGCATTTACAGGCGCGTGCATTACAGGCACGCTGGCCGGATGCGCTGAACGGAGCGGAAAATGTCAGTTTTGATTTGGTTAACGGTAATATTTTGTTGCTGCAAGGAGCATCTGGTGCCGGGAAATCAACTTTGCTGGCAGTATTAGCGGGGGAACTGGAACCAGCAGCAGGGCAATTGTGTTGTAATCAGCAACCGTTTTCAGCATGGCAGTGGCAGGGAGAGGTGGGTTATCTGGCTCAGCAACTGGATATATTTGATTTAACTCTGGCTGAGAATCTGCGTTTGGGTAAAGCTGATGCTACTGAGGATGAGTTGTGGTCAGTACTTTCCAGCGTCGGGCTGGCTGTATGGGCTGAAAATCAGCCCCAGCTTCTGGAGACACGTCTGGGAGAATATGGAGCAGCTGTGTCAGGAGGGCAGGCACGTCGTATTGCTTTGGCACGTTTACTGCTGCGTCCTTATAAAATACTGATACTGGATGAACCGTTTGCCGGTATTGATGAGCAGGCACAGGCAGAGCTGGCTTCTGTGCTGCAACAGCATCAGCGGCAAGGTATTCTGATTGTAGCAAGCCATCAGACTAATCCGTGGTCTGAGGCTCAGATTTTGCAAATAAATTGA
- a CDS encoding cytochrome ubiquinol oxidase subunit I: MDLVELSRLQFALVALYHFLFVPLTLGIVWILVIMESTYVLTGKQIYKDMTRFWGKLFGINFALGVTTGITMEFQFGTNWSYYSHYVGDIFGAPLAIEALMAFFLESTFVGLFFFGWERLSRPGHLLVTILMALGSNLSALWILVANGWMQDPVGAHFNFESMRMEMTSFTEIFLNEVAQNKFVHTVSAGYVTAAVFVMSISAWYMLKRQDVEFAKKSFRIAVAFGVASILSVIILGDESGYTVGKSQQTKMATLEAMWETEPAPASFNLIALPNEQKMENDFAIEIPWVMGLIGTRSLDKQIPGIKEIIAENTDRIRNGREAVIALETLRKDRTDAQAQAAMKKYGDDLGFGLLLKSYVPDVRQATESDIAHAARETIPRVAPMFWSFRIMVLCGCLLLLLMVVAFYTSVRNNFADKRWLLKWVFWSLPLPWLACEAGWFVAEYGRQPWTVYGVLPTNLSASSLTAASLWGSIFGFVTLYTILLIVEVYLMVRFSRQGPGSLGTGRYANEAEH, from the coding sequence ATGGATTTAGTGGAACTGTCAAGGCTGCAGTTTGCGCTGGTCGCGCTTTATCATTTTTTGTTTGTACCGCTAACATTGGGGATAGTATGGATTCTGGTAATAATGGAATCCACTTATGTGTTAACCGGTAAGCAGATATATAAAGATATGACGCGATTCTGGGGCAAATTGTTCGGCATCAATTTTGCTCTGGGTGTAACTACCGGTATAACAATGGAATTCCAGTTTGGTACCAACTGGTCATATTATTCGCATTATGTGGGGGATATTTTTGGTGCGCCATTGGCTATTGAAGCGCTGATGGCATTTTTTCTGGAATCCACTTTTGTAGGCCTGTTCTTTTTTGGCTGGGAAAGACTGAGCCGGCCTGGCCATCTGTTAGTCACCATCCTTATGGCGCTTGGTTCCAATCTGTCTGCATTGTGGATTCTGGTAGCCAATGGCTGGATGCAGGATCCGGTAGGGGCGCATTTCAATTTTGAATCAATGCGTATGGAAATGACCAGTTTTACTGAAATTTTCCTGAATGAAGTAGCGCAGAATAAATTTGTACATACAGTCTCTGCCGGTTATGTAACTGCTGCGGTTTTCGTGATGTCTATTTCTGCCTGGTATATGCTGAAACGTCAGGATGTCGAATTTGCCAAGAAAAGCTTTCGTATTGCCGTAGCTTTTGGTGTAGCTTCAATTCTGTCAGTTATTATCCTGGGTGATGAATCCGGTTATACCGTGGGAAAATCACAGCAAACCAAAATGGCGACACTGGAAGCTATGTGGGAAACAGAACCGGCTCCGGCTTCGTTTAATCTGATTGCTCTGCCAAATGAGCAGAAAATGGAAAATGATTTCGCTATCGAAATTCCATGGGTAATGGGTTTAATCGGTACCCGGTCACTGGATAAACAGATCCCGGGAATCAAGGAAATCATTGCTGAGAATACGGATCGTATTCGCAATGGCCGGGAAGCTGTGATTGCGCTGGAAACATTGCGTAAAGACCGTACAGATGCACAAGCACAGGCTGCCATGAAAAAATATGGCGATGATCTGGGCTTTGGCTTACTGCTTAAATCCTATGTGCCGGATGTACGTCAGGCTACTGAATCTGATATCGCACATGCAGCCCGGGAAACAATTCCGCGTGTCGCTCCGATGTTCTGGAGTTTCCGCATCATGGTATTGTGTGGCTGTCTGCTGCTGTTGCTGATGGTTGTAGCATTTTATACTTCGGTTAGAAATAATTTTGCAGATAAACGCTGGTTGCTTAAATGGGTGTTCTGGAGTTTACCATTGCCCTGGCTGGCCTGTGAGGCAGGATGGTTTGTTGCAGAGTATGGACGCCAGCCATGGACAGTATATGGTGTGCTACCGACTAATCTTTCGGCTTCTTCGCTGACGGCTGCTAGTCTCTGGGGATCAATTTTCGGTTTTGTAACACTGTACACAATCTTATTAATTGTGGAAGTGTATCTGATGGTGCGGTTTTCCCGTCAGGGCCCGGGTTCACTGGGTACAGGGCGTTATGCTAATGAAGCAGAACATTAG
- the cydB gene encoding cytochrome d ubiquinol oxidase subunit II — MEFLDYSVLKFIWWLLLGVLLIGFAIMDGQDMGAGCLLPFVGRNDNERRVIINSIAPHWDGNQVWFLTGGGAIFAAWPYAYATAFSGFYWAMMAVLWAMFFRPVGFDYRSKINNARWRTTWDWLLFVGSFVPPLIFGVAFGNLLLGVPFHFDDDLRSFYTGSFWALLNPFSLLCGVVSAAMITFHGAIYLALRTDEQVRQRALRASTIALIVVVIAFSLAGIWVNMGINGYSMVEGSYLPGASPDPLNKQVVSATGAWMNNYQQYPLLLVIPVLAYVGFIVAWLLAKGGKNFVAFWFSALGLGGVISTAGVSMFPFIMPSNTDLRSSLTVWDASSSEFTLKVMLVVALIFVPLMLCYTSWCYRVMRGKVTTDMIRKNDHSLY, encoded by the coding sequence ATGGAATTCTTGGATTATTCGGTATTAAAATTCATTTGGTGGTTGTTGCTGGGTGTTCTGCTGATTGGCTTTGCCATTATGGACGGGCAGGATATGGGGGCAGGTTGTCTGCTTCCGTTTGTTGGCAGAAACGATAACGAGCGCCGTGTCATTATTAATTCAATAGCCCCGCACTGGGATGGTAATCAGGTATGGTTTCTTACTGGTGGTGGTGCTATTTTTGCAGCATGGCCATATGCTTATGCGACAGCATTTTCTGGCTTTTACTGGGCAATGATGGCTGTGCTGTGGGCAATGTTTTTCCGTCCGGTAGGATTTGACTATCGCAGTAAAATCAATAATGCCCGCTGGCGTACTACCTGGGACTGGTTACTGTTTGTCGGCAGTTTCGTTCCACCGCTGATTTTCGGTGTGGCTTTTGGTAATCTGCTACTGGGAGTGCCATTTCATTTTGATGATGATTTGCGTTCTTTCTATACTGGCTCATTCTGGGCTTTGCTCAATCCTTTCAGTTTGTTGTGTGGTGTGGTATCGGCTGCAATGATTACCTTTCATGGTGCGATTTATCTGGCATTGCGCACAGATGAACAGGTAAGACAACGTGCACTGCGTGCCAGCACAATTGCTCTGATTGTTGTGGTAATCGCATTCTCACTGGCCGGTATCTGGGTCAATATGGGAATTAATGGTTACAGCATGGTTGAAGGAAGTTATTTGCCCGGAGCTTCACCTGATCCGCTGAATAAACAGGTGGTCAGTGCTACTGGTGCATGGATGAATAACTATCAGCAATATCCACTGCTGTTAGTGATACCAGTACTGGCTTATGTTGGTTTTATAGTGGCATGGCTTCTGGCAAAAGGCGGGAAGAATTTTGTAGCATTCTGGTTTTCAGCATTGGGTCTTGGCGGCGTAATCAGTACCGCTGGTGTATCCATGTTCCCCTTTATCATGCCCTCAAACACAGATTTGCGCTCCAGCCTGACGGTATGGGATGCTAGTTCGAGTGAATTTACTCTTAAAGTTATGCTGGTGGTGGCATTAATTTTCGTGCCGCTGATGTTGTGTTATACCAGCTGGTGTTATCGGGTGATGCGCGGTAAGGTAACTACCGACATGATTCGCAAGAACGACCATAGCCTGTATTAA
- the cydX gene encoding cytochrome bd-I oxidase subunit CydX: MWYFAWCLGIGFAILLGVVNALWGEYQQDRDKLDQQSQQ; encoded by the coding sequence ATGTGGTATTTCGCCTGGTGTTTAGGTATTGGTTTTGCCATACTGCTTGGAGTAGTAAATGCATTATGGGGTGAATATCAGCAAGACAGAGATAAGCTGGATCAGCAATCACAACAATGA
- a CDS encoding DUF423 domain-containing protein, producing MWLGIAAVNLALAVMLGAFGAHGLKHMASAQQLEWWHTATQYFFWHALGLLVLGVLAKAVPAFMVKMPFSLLQLGLIIFCGSLYLMALGLPRWLGAITPVGGVLMISGWLTLAWLAFKQQ from the coding sequence ATGTGGTTAGGTATAGCAGCAGTTAATCTGGCTTTGGCGGTAATGCTGGGTGCATTTGGTGCACACGGATTAAAACATATGGCCAGTGCGCAGCAACTGGAGTGGTGGCATACAGCAACACAGTATTTTTTCTGGCATGCATTGGGATTACTGGTATTAGGCGTACTGGCAAAAGCAGTTCCGGCATTTATGGTAAAAATGCCGTTTTCTTTGCTACAGCTGGGATTGATTATTTTTTGTGGTTCACTATATCTGATGGCTTTAGGTTTGCCACGCTGGCTCGGTGCAATTACACCGGTTGGCGGTGTTTTAATGATTTCCGGCTGGCTGACTCTGGCATGGCTGGCTTTTAAACAGCAGTAA
- a CDS encoding NAD-dependent succinate-semialdehyde dehydrogenase encodes MAYQSINPFTGELARTFSNHTNTEVENVLTQAHALYKSEWSQPENISERQALLQRLAEIMTRHQEKIARIITLDMGKRIAESRNEIVNCIEIVQYYAKQAAELLKPAAYPSKLGKGWVEHHPIGIILAVEPWNFPIYQLIRVIAPAIAVGNPVVAKHASNVPQCAQLVEDLLHEAQAPAGTYTNLFVTPEQIETIIGDKRVQGVALTGSEGAGIIVAGQAGSKLKKSTMELGGNDVFVVTDDADVVAAAHTAVAGRLFNAGQVCIAAKRFIVHEKVAEQFTRIVQEDFAQVVMGDPLDENTTLAPLSSRKSKDTLQEQLDAAIAHGAKVICGNKPAKGNFFTPTLITDISRDNPAYFEEFFGPVAQLYIVKNDEEAITLANDSNFGLGGTVFSKDIERAKKLASRIETGMVFINRFGDSVAELPFGGIKRSGFGRELSDLGIKEFVNHKLVVLAQD; translated from the coding sequence ATGGCTTATCAATCTATCAATCCGTTTACTGGCGAGCTAGCCAGAACTTTTTCCAATCATACTAATACTGAGGTAGAAAACGTACTGACTCAGGCTCATGCTCTGTACAAGTCTGAATGGTCACAACCGGAAAACATCAGCGAAAGACAGGCATTACTACAACGCCTGGCTGAAATTATGACACGGCATCAGGAAAAAATTGCCCGTATTATCACATTGGATATGGGTAAGCGTATTGCAGAGAGTCGTAACGAAATTGTTAATTGCATTGAAATTGTCCAGTACTATGCAAAACAGGCTGCAGAATTGCTAAAACCGGCAGCCTATCCGAGCAAACTGGGCAAAGGCTGGGTGGAACATCATCCAATCGGTATCATTCTGGCAGTTGAACCATGGAATTTTCCTATTTACCAGCTTATCCGGGTTATTGCACCGGCTATTGCTGTGGGCAATCCGGTTGTAGCCAAACATGCCAGTAATGTTCCGCAATGTGCGCAACTAGTGGAAGATCTGCTGCATGAAGCCCAGGCACCAGCCGGTACTTATACCAATCTGTTTGTAACTCCGGAGCAGATAGAAACCATTATCGGTGACAAACGCGTACAGGGTGTGGCTCTGACAGGCTCAGAAGGTGCCGGCATTATTGTAGCCGGACAAGCTGGTAGTAAACTGAAAAAATCTACTATGGAATTAGGCGGTAATGATGTATTCGTTGTCACAGATGATGCAGATGTAGTAGCCGCCGCACATACCGCAGTAGCAGGACGCTTGTTTAACGCCGGTCAGGTATGTATTGCAGCAAAACGTTTTATCGTGCATGAAAAAGTGGCTGAACAATTCACCCGGATTGTTCAGGAAGATTTTGCTCAGGTAGTCATGGGCGATCCGCTGGATGAAAATACGACACTGGCACCACTTTCATCTCGTAAAAGCAAGGATACATTACAAGAGCAGCTTGATGCTGCCATTGCCCATGGTGCTAAAGTAATATGCGGTAACAAACCTGCTAAAGGCAATTTCTTTACCCCTACACTGATTACAGATATCAGCCGGGATAATCCGGCCTACTTTGAAGAGTTTTTTGGTCCCGTGGCACAGTTGTATATTGTAAAAAATGACGAAGAGGCAATTACACTGGCTAATGATTCTAATTTTGGCCTGGGCGGAACTGTTTTCAGTAAAGATATTGAACGCGCTAAAAAACTGGCTTCGCGAATTGAAACCGGTATGGTGTTTATTAACCGCTTCGGTGATTCCGTGGCTGAATTGCCGTTTGGCGGAATTAAACGTTCAGGCTTCGGACGTGAACTAAGTGATCTGGGCATTAAAGAATTTGTTAATCACAAACTAGTGGTACTTGCACAGGACTAA
- a CDS encoding LrgB family protein, with translation MNIIAAGCFIWTIALYALAKKCYRAKPVIFLSPAITFSVLTIALMQWLDISYTQYNQYTRYISGLLGPATVAFAIPIYQYRDVMKRQLPILMTAIIVGMFVGVGSAYLMARLFHFNHEVTYSLMARSVSTPFAIELADKIHGSAALVSVFTIITGLTGMLFGDITLAFSRSRMHLANGAAFGNAAHGFGTSRAIQRNADEGVVASLTMILAGLFMVLAGPLIVKIIVWL, from the coding sequence ATGAATATAATTGCTGCCGGCTGTTTTATCTGGACAATTGCATTGTATGCACTGGCAAAAAAATGCTATCGCGCCAAGCCAGTTATATTTTTGTCACCCGCCATTACTTTTAGTGTATTAACCATAGCCCTCATGCAATGGCTGGACATCAGTTATACACAATATAATCAATATACACGTTATATTTCCGGCTTACTTGGTCCTGCCACTGTTGCTTTTGCCATTCCGATTTATCAATATCGTGATGTAATGAAACGTCAGTTACCGATTCTGATGACAGCTATTATTGTGGGAATGTTTGTCGGAGTGGGTAGTGCTTATCTGATGGCTCGACTATTTCATTTTAACCACGAAGTGACTTACAGCCTCATGGCACGTTCCGTATCTACTCCGTTTGCCATTGAGCTCGCAGACAAAATTCATGGTTCAGCCGCGCTGGTATCCGTATTCACCATCATAACCGGACTGACAGGCATGCTGTTTGGTGATATCACACTGGCTTTTAGTCGCAGCCGGATGCATCTGGCCAATGGTGCTGCTTTTGGTAATGCCGCACATGGATTTGGTACTTCGCGGGCAATTCAGCGTAATGCCGACGAAGGTGTGGTTGCCAGCCTGACTATGATTCTGGCAGGTCTATTTATGGTGCTGGCCGGACCTTTAATAGTGAAAATCATAGTCTGGTTATAA
- a CDS encoding CidA/LrgA family protein, which translates to MNMLHLRMANCLHICAQILLIILFWLIGLGIEKAAHIPLSAGVIGLFLVLLLLQLNILKLSWIASGAQVLLGELMLYFMPVLIAVVQYKALFAAEGWQLVISIVTGTFLVMSSTALTLKYCYRLRRVWIKHRHV; encoded by the coding sequence ATGAATATGTTACACCTTCGCATGGCAAACTGCTTACATATATGCGCACAAATTTTACTAATCATTTTATTTTGGCTGATAGGGCTGGGTATCGAAAAAGCTGCCCATATTCCTTTATCTGCCGGTGTAATCGGATTATTTCTGGTATTGCTGTTATTACAGCTTAACATATTGAAATTATCATGGATCGCCAGTGGTGCACAGGTTTTGCTGGGTGAATTAATGTTGTATTTTATGCCTGTTCTTATTGCAGTGGTTCAATACAAGGCATTGTTTGCTGCTGAAGGATGGCAATTGGTTATTAGCATCGTAACAGGTACATTTCTGGTAATGAGCAGTACTGCTCTGACCTTAAAATACTGCTATCGTCTGCGCCGTGTATGGATTAAACATCGCCATGTCTGA
- a CDS encoding LysR substrate-binding domain-containing protein — MIDIKALQCWVTLVQNHSFSVTAEKLALSQPSISKIIHALENDLNVALLQKGENGRKRQVLPTEIGKRVYEYSLQILNQVSLLKQEVEDYRELKSGTLRIGMSLLGSRLLTPAFFNFHQQCPDIELAFIEAGTRDIEAALLENRLDVGQLLLPVSDEFDYIPLCDYPMMVLFPRKRLVKIPASMSLRSLRDESFILFSRGFVLFERVVNGCRDQGFEPNVVCCTSQWELLRDMVAKEMGIALLPSYYTDEFDDKIFAAVPLTDPAINWSLSMAWPRHKKLTPAVKAWLKVIREEFSK, encoded by the coding sequence ATGATTGATATAAAAGCACTTCAATGCTGGGTCACTCTGGTTCAAAATCACAGCTTTTCAGTTACTGCTGAAAAACTGGCATTATCCCAACCGAGTATCAGCAAAATAATTCACGCACTGGAAAATGATTTAAATGTAGCCTTACTGCAGAAAGGAGAAAACGGACGCAAGCGTCAGGTACTGCCAACAGAAATTGGTAAGCGTGTATATGAATATTCTCTGCAGATACTTAATCAGGTGTCGTTGCTGAAACAGGAGGTAGAAGATTATCGTGAACTAAAATCGGGTACATTGCGTATCGGTATGTCGTTACTAGGGAGCCGTTTGCTAACACCGGCTTTTTTTAATTTTCATCAGCAATGTCCGGATATTGAGCTGGCTTTTATTGAAGCAGGTACTCGTGATATTGAAGCAGCCTTGCTGGAAAACCGTCTGGATGTAGGTCAGTTACTGTTACCGGTAAGTGATGAATTTGATTATATTCCTTTATGCGATTACCCGATGATGGTACTGTTTCCGCGTAAACGGTTAGTAAAGATACCTGCATCTATGTCTTTACGCAGTTTGCGTGATGAGTCTTTTATTTTGTTTAGTCGCGGTTTTGTTTTATTTGAACGTGTTGTTAATGGTTGTCGTGATCAGGGATTTGAGCCAAATGTGGTTTGCTGTACCAGCCAGTGGGAACTTTTGCGTGATATGGTAGCAAAAGAAATGGGCATTGCTTTACTGCCCAGTTATTATACGGATGAATTTGACGATAAAATATTTGCAGCAGTTCCGTTAACCGATCCGGCAATTAACTGGAGTCTGTCTATGGCGTGGCCTCGTCACAAAAAACTGACACCGGCTGTAAAAGCATGGCTTAAAGTTATCAGAGAGGAATTTTCCAAATAA
- a CDS encoding antibiotic biosynthesis monooxygenase family protein — translation MISKVFELPYYAVIFTSKRSPGDSGYSEMAQNLLIEAEKIEGFLGADSVRDTEGIGITVSYWRTLEAIDKWKNHTLHIEGKKMGIKQWYEEYSIRICKVEYEKFFESSVLKPDGIG, via the coding sequence ATGATCAGTAAAGTATTTGAATTACCCTATTATGCCGTCATTTTTACCTCTAAACGCAGCCCGGGAGATTCTGGCTACTCAGAGATGGCACAAAATTTATTAATTGAAGCCGAAAAAATAGAAGGATTTTTAGGAGCGGACAGCGTCAGAGACACAGAAGGAATCGGTATTACAGTTTCATACTGGCGAACACTAGAGGCTATTGATAAATGGAAAAACCATACTCTGCATATAGAAGGGAAAAAAATGGGTATTAAACAATGGTACGAAGAATATTCAATTCGTATTTGCAAAGTTGAATATGAAAAATTTTTTGAATCCTCTGTTTTAAAACCAGATGGAATAGGGTAG
- the coaD gene encoding pantetheine-phosphate adenylyltransferase, which translates to MTNSTTRRAVYAGSFDPPTNGHLWMIREAQPLFDELIVAIGVNPEKNATYSVEERKEMLQAITANFPNVKISSFQNQYLVNYARSIGADFIIRGIRTASDYEYERSMRHINHDLQPEISTIFLIPPREYAEVSSTMIKGMVGPQNWQAMIRRYVPDAVYEKIMQDHMYTEN; encoded by the coding sequence ATGACTAATTCAACTACCCGCCGTGCAGTCTATGCCGGCAGCTTTGATCCCCCTACCAATGGTCACTTATGGATGATTCGTGAAGCACAACCATTATTTGATGAACTAATCGTCGCTATTGGTGTTAATCCGGAAAAAAATGCCACATATTCAGTTGAAGAGCGCAAAGAAATGCTTCAGGCTATCACGGCAAATTTTCCCAATGTTAAAATCTCCAGTTTTCAAAATCAGTATCTGGTTAATTATGCGCGCAGTATTGGTGCAGATTTCATTATCCGCGGTATCCGTACCGCTTCTGATTATGAGTATGAGCGTTCCATGCGCCATATCAATCATGACTTACAACCGGAAATTTCCACTATCTTCCTGATACCGCCGCGTGAATATGCCGAAGTGTCATCAACCATGATAAAAGGCATGGTCGGCCCGCAAAACTGGCAGGCCATGATTCGCCGTTATGTCCCTGATGCAGTTTATGAAAAAATTATGCAAGACCATATGTACACTGAGAATTGA
- a CDS encoding efflux RND transporter periplasmic adaptor subunit yields the protein MKKKWVKRFVWLLVVVVLVAVVWSLFFKPKDQMNFVTDDVRRSDIMQTVNATGEIAAAQLVDVGAQASGQIKKLYVKLGQQVKKGDLIADIDSTTQLNTLNTNKAKLDTYRAQLVSAQIALKMKQRAFDRERALMGQDATSKADFDNAQDNLAAARANVAELKSQIRQTQIAINTSEADLGYTRITAPMDGTVVSIPVEEGQTVNSSQNTPTIVQLADLSKMLNKMQIAEGDMSKVKAGMHLTFTTLADNNKVRKATLEAVDPGLTKMSQGSYDTSTDTTDTAIYYYARALVPNDDGTLHIGMTTQNNIFVKSVKNVLTVSNQAIRHNRGKKVVKVLGDNQQVQEKQIETGITDGMRTEVKSGLKEGDRVVLSALSKADAKNGVSKEPKMRGPRM from the coding sequence ATGAAAAAAAAATGGGTTAAAAGGTTTGTATGGTTGTTAGTTGTGGTGGTGCTGGTTGCTGTTGTATGGAGTCTGTTTTTTAAACCTAAAGACCAGATGAATTTTGTGACAGATGATGTTCGTCGCAGCGATATCATGCAGACAGTTAATGCCACAGGAGAAATTGCGGCGGCACAATTGGTTGATGTCGGTGCTCAGGCTTCCGGCCAGATCAAAAAACTGTATGTTAAGCTGGGTCAGCAGGTTAAAAAAGGTGATTTGATTGCTGATATCGATTCCACTACCCAGTTAAATACTCTCAACACTAATAAAGCTAAGCTGGATACTTATCGTGCTCAGCTGGTATCTGCTCAAATTGCATTGAAAATGAAGCAGCGTGCATTTGACCGTGAACGCGCGCTGATGGGGCAGGATGCTACCTCTAAAGCAGATTTTGATAATGCTCAGGATAATCTGGCCGCAGCACGGGCTAACGTGGCTGAGCTGAAGTCACAAATCCGGCAAACACAGATTGCCATTAACACTTCAGAAGCAGATTTAGGCTATACCCGCATTACTGCTCCGATGGACGGTACAGTTGTATCCATTCCGGTAGAAGAGGGACAAACTGTGAACTCCAGTCAGAATACGCCAACGATTGTACAGCTGGCTGACTTAAGCAAAATGCTGAATAAAATGCAGATTGCCGAGGGCGACATGAGTAAGGTTAAGGCAGGAATGCATTTAACTTTTACTACACTGGCGGACAATAACAAAGTGCGTAAAGCTACTCTTGAAGCAGTAGATCCGGGGTTAACCAAGATGTCTCAGGGAAGTTATGACACCAGTACGGATACAACTGATACAGCTATTTATTACTATGCCCGGGCTCTGGTTCCGAATGATGATGGCACACTGCACATCGGGATGACTACTCAGAATAATATTTTTGTAAAATCTGTTAAAAATGTACTGACTGTATCGAATCAGGCAATCAGGCATAACCGTGGTAAAAAAGTGGTGAAGGTGCTGGGCGATAATCAGCAGGTTCAGGAAAAACAGATTGAGACTGGTATTACAGACGGTATGCGCACAGAGGTGAAATCAGGCCTGAAAGAGGGTGACCGGGTAGTTTTATCTGCGCTGAGCAAGGCAGACGCCAAAAATGGTGTCAGCAAAGAACCTAAAATGCGCGGTCCGAGAATGTAA